The Cynocephalus volans isolate mCynVol1 chromosome 2, mCynVol1.pri, whole genome shotgun sequence genome window below encodes:
- the FIGNL1 gene encoding fidgetin-like protein 1 encodes MQTSSSRPVHLSEWQKNYFAITSGICTSGQKADAYRAQILRIQYAWANSEISQVCATKLFKKYAEKYSAIIDSDNVETGLNNYAENILTLARCQQTDSDKWQSGLSINNVFKMSNVQKMMQAGKKFKDSLLDPADASVVIHKEATVCDLPKFSVCCGYGKSDILPDSTHDTDRTQDIPESNLLKCFQSAQPSVVTDTSRTCPTFSVPLGDSATAKFHATPLFGNVKKENHSSPKANIGLNIFSSNQSCFPSGCENLRERKPFCGSGTTDALSNPILSKAFSKTEDNGQKEESSLPTFKTAKEQLWVDQQKKYHQPQRASGSSYGGVKKSLGASRSRGIFGKFVPPVPKQDGGEQNGGMQYKPYGAGPTEPAHPVDERLKNLEPKMIELIMNEIMDHGPPVNWEDIAGVEFAKATIKEIVVWPMMRPDIFTGLRGPPKGILLFGPPGTGKTLIGKCIASQSGATFFSISASSLTSKWVGEGEKMVRALFAVARCQQPAVIFIDEIDSLLSQRADGEHESSRRIKTEFLVQLDGATTSSEDRILVVGATNRPQEIDEAARRRLVKRLYIPLPEASARKQIVIHLMSKEQCCLSEEEIERVVQQSDGFSGADVTQLCREASLGPIRSLQTADIATITPDQVRPIAYNDFENAFRTVRPSVSPKDLELYENWNKTFGCGK; translated from the coding sequence ATGCAGACTTCCAGCTCTAGGCCTGTGCACCTGAGTGAGTGGCAGAAGAATTACTTTGCAATTACATCTGGCATATGTACATCAGGACAGAAGGCAGATGCATACCGTGCACAGATATTACGCATTCAGTATGCATGGGCAAACTCTGAGATCTCCCAGGTCTGTGCTACCAAACTGTTCAAAAAATATGCAGAGAAATATTCTGCTATTATTGATTCTGACAATGTTGAAACTGGCTTGAATAACTATGcagaaaacattttaactttGGCAAGATGTCAACAAACTGACAGTGACAAGTGGCAGTCGGGATTGTCGataaataatgttttcaaaatgagTAATGTACAGAAGATGATGCAAGCTGGCAAAAAATTCAAAGACTCTCTATTGGATCCTGCTGATGCATCAGTAGTAATCCATAAAGAGGCCACTGTGTGTGATCTTCCTAAATTCAGTGTTTGTTGTGGTTATGGAAAGAGTGACATATTACCTGATTCAACTCATGATACAGATAGGACCCAAGACATCCCAGAGAGCAATCTTTTGAAATGCTTTCAGAGTGCCCAACCATCTGTGGTGACTGATACCAGTAGGACTTGTCCTACATTTTCAGTGCCTTTAGGTGATTCAGCCACTGCAAAATTCCATGCCACACCATTGTTTGGAAatgtgaaaaaggaaaatcacagcTCTCCGAAAGCCAACATAGGactaaatattttctcatctaaTCAGTCTTGTTTTCCTTCTGGCTGTGAAAATCTACGAGAAAGGAAGCCTTTTTGTGGTTCTGGCACCACTGATGCACTTTCCAATCCAATACTCAGTAAGGCTTTTAGTAAAACAGAAGATAATGGTCAAAAGGAGGAAAGCAGCTTGCCTACTTTTAAAACTGCAAAAGAACAATTATGGGTAGATCAGCAAAAAAAGTACCACCAACCCCAGCGTGCATCAGGGTCTTCATATGGTGGTGTAAAAAAGTCTCTGGGAGCTAGTAGATCCCGAGGCATATTTGGAAAGTTTGTTCCTCCTGTACCTAAGCAAGATGGGGGAGAGCAAAATGGAGGAATGCAGTATAAGCCTTATGGGGCCGGACCTACAGAACCAGCACATCCAGTTGATGAGCGTCTGAAGAACTTGGAGCCAAAGATGATTGAACTTATAATGAATGAGATTATGGATCATGGACCTCCCGTAAATTGGGAAGATATTGCAGGAGTAGAATTTGCTAAAGCCACAATAAAGGAAATAGTTGTGTGGCCCATGATGAGGCCAGACATCTTTACTGGTTTACGGGGACCCCCCAAAGGAATCCTGCTCTTTGGTCCTCCTGGGACCGGTAAGACTCTTATTGGCAAGTGCATTGCTAGTCAGTCTGGGGCAACATTCTTTAGCATCTCTGCTTCATCCTTGACTTCTAAATGGGTAGGTGAGGGGGAGAAAATGGTCCGTGCATTGTTTGCTGTTGCAAGGTGTCAGCAACCGGCTGTGATATTTATTGATGAAATTGACTCCCTGTTGTCTCAACGGGCTGATGGTGAGCACGAATCTTCTAGAAGGATAAAGACTGAATTTTTAGTCCAGTTAGATGGAGCAACCACATCTTCTGAAGATCGTATTCTAGTGGTGGGAGCAACAAATCGGCCTCAAGAGATTGATGAGGCTGCTCGGAGAAGACTGGTGAAAAGGCTGTATATTCCCCTCCCTGAAGCTTCAGCCAGGAAACAGATAGTAATTCATCTCATGTCAAAGGAGCAGTGTTGCCTCAGTGAAGAAGAGATTGAACGGGTTGTACAGCAGTCTGATGGGTTCTCTGGAGCTGACGTGACACAGCTTTGCAGAGAGGCTTCTCTTGGTCCTATTCGCAGTTTACAGACTGCTGACATTGCTACCATAACACCAGATCAGGTTCGACCAATAGCTTATAATgattttgaaaatgcatttagaaCTGTGCGACCTAGTGTGTCTCCAAAAGATCTAGAGCTTTATGAAAACTGGAACAAAACTTTTGGTTGTGGAAAGTAA